A window of Longimicrobium sp. genomic DNA:
ACTTCGCGCCAGCCGAACGGCTCGAAGAAGGCGGAGCCCCCCTCCGGGCCGAAGCGAAAGGGCGCGTTCCCCTTGCCGACCTGTTTGCCCCAGCGCTTGCGCATCCACACGAGCAGCCTGGGCGACGCGAGATCGGTGAGCCACCACTGGTACGCGCCCTCCGCCGCCAGCGCCGACGCGAGCGCGCCCACTTCCTCTTCGCTGAGGTAGACGAGGAGCCCTTCGGTGACCACCAGCGCGCTCCGCGACTCCCGTCCCAGGCGCGAGAGGAGGGCCGAGCGCTCCGCCTCCACGGTGAGGTCGCAGGGCGCGGCTTCGTAGCGGCAGCGAGGGGTTTCGCTCCGCATCACTTCCATCTTGTACGACAGGATCCCCGGCAGATCCACGTCCACCCAGCGGAGATCGGCCGGCAGATCCAGCCGCCAGGCGCGCGTGTCGAGCCCCGCGGCCAGGTTCAGCACCAGGTCGACGCCGTGCTGGCGGACAGTGTCGAGGATCACTTCGTCCATCACCGCCGTGCGCACGACCATCGCCCACGACATCGCCGCGCCGCCCGGAAGCTCGCGCACGA
This region includes:
- a CDS encoding class I SAM-dependent methyltransferase; protein product: MSIENVSDTARWVAVYRAMETERPDAHFRDPWARRLAGAKGEQIVRELPGGAAMSWAMVVRTAVMDEVILDTVRQHGVDLVLNLAAGLDTRAWRLDLPADLRWVDVDLPGILSYKMEVMRSETPRCRYEAAPCDLTVEAERSALLSRLGRESRSALVVTEGLLVYLSEEEVGALASALAAEGAYQWWLTDLASPRLLVWMRKRWGKQVGKGNAPFRFGPEGGSAFFEPFGWREVLWRSSLEEARRLRREMRGMWLQHIIMRFVPEAKKEEFRRFNGFLLLRRADG